The proteins below are encoded in one region of Rhizobium sp. 9140:
- a CDS encoding TIGR03808 family TAT-translocated repetitive protein gives MMTRRTLLFALASLPVSVASTQTRAASLPDGFRGALDAADFGVRPGKRADQSKAFRALLAEAIERRMPVMLPPGDYRLSGITLPDGLTLAGTPGATRLIASGTGPLLTAENLVRLTLTGLTLDGDGQMGDPGRGLVDLDGIGRLTIDNCVISGRTAGHGLNLRRSSGRIRDNDISGVHGVGIFAIDSRGLSITGNTVADCGNGGILVHRSEAGPDGTLVLGNRVSRIASRDGGTGQNGNGINIFRAGDVIVSGNHVSDCALSAIRANAANNVLISTNQCLRSGETAIYSEFGFQGAMVTGNVIDTAANGISIVNFDVGGRLATVGQNVIRNITGIGPYVSDGAGFGFGISAEADTVVTGNVIEQVARWALVLGWGPYLRNVSVTGNIIRVAQLGCGVSVAEGAGTALITDNLFENVGDAILGYRWTEKASADLVDGTTDAFPHLTVTGNRRV, from the coding sequence ATGATGACCCGCCGTACCCTTCTTTTCGCCCTGGCGAGCCTGCCGGTTTCCGTCGCCAGCACGCAGACGCGCGCGGCGTCGCTGCCGGACGGCTTTCGCGGCGCGCTCGACGCGGCCGACTTCGGCGTCCGGCCCGGCAAACGTGCCGATCAGTCGAAAGCGTTCCGGGCTCTCCTTGCCGAGGCCATCGAACGCCGAATGCCCGTCATGCTGCCGCCCGGCGACTACAGGCTGTCCGGGATCACCCTGCCCGACGGACTGACGCTGGCGGGCACGCCGGGCGCGACGCGGCTGATCGCCTCGGGTACAGGCCCGCTCCTGACAGCCGAAAACCTCGTCCGGTTGACGTTGACCGGACTGACGCTCGACGGTGATGGACAGATGGGCGACCCCGGACGCGGCCTCGTGGACCTCGACGGCATCGGGCGGCTGACAATCGACAATTGCGTGATATCGGGCCGCACGGCAGGTCATGGCCTGAACCTCAGGCGCAGCAGTGGCCGCATCCGCGACAACGACATCTCCGGCGTCCACGGTGTCGGCATCTTCGCCATCGACAGCCGCGGCCTGTCGATCACGGGCAACACCGTCGCAGACTGCGGCAATGGCGGCATCCTCGTCCACAGGTCGGAAGCCGGCCCCGACGGAACGCTCGTCTTGGGCAATCGCGTCTCCCGCATTGCTTCCCGCGATGGCGGGACCGGTCAGAACGGCAACGGCATCAACATCTTTCGCGCGGGCGACGTCATCGTCTCCGGCAACCACGTGTCCGATTGCGCCCTGTCCGCCATCCGCGCCAACGCCGCCAACAACGTGCTGATCTCGACCAACCAGTGCCTGCGCTCCGGCGAAACCGCCATCTACTCCGAATTCGGCTTTCAGGGCGCCATGGTCACCGGCAACGTTATCGACACCGCCGCCAACGGCATTTCCATCGTCAACTTCGATGTCGGCGGAAGGCTCGCGACCGTCGGGCAGAACGTCATCCGCAATATTACCGGCATCGGCCCCTATGTCTCCGACGGCGCGGGCTTCGGTTTCGGCATTTCGGCCGAGGCCGACACTGTCGTGACCGGCAACGTCATCGAGCAGGTGGCACGCTGGGCGCTGGTGCTGGGCTGGGGTCCCTATCTGCGCAACGTTTCCGTGACCGGCAACATCATCCGCGTCGCCCAACTCGGTTGTGGCGTGTCTGTTGCGGAAGGTGCCGGCACGGCGCTCATCACCGACAATCTCTTCGAAAACGTCGGAGACGCCATCCTCGGCTACCGCTGGACGGAGAAGGCCAGCGCCGACCTCGTGGACGGAACGACGGATGCGTTTCCGCATCTGACGGTGACGGGAAACCGCCGCGTGTGA
- a CDS encoding glutathione S-transferase family protein, whose amino-acid sequence MLTIYGVYRSRASRNYWMAGELGIAFRAVPVIQARRLVDPLTETAPLNTQSPAFLAINPRGKIPAIDDDGLVLADSLANNLYLARTYGGPLAGADAAEDGQILDWTLWAATEIEPHAVKIVLAYDAEPNGPARGRAIVETATQALDKHFGVLEARLSQHAHIVGDRFTVADLNLAEVFRYAQSQTALFDRHPGIKAWIERCQSRPAFREMMRVREAEPA is encoded by the coding sequence ATGCTGACCATCTACGGGGTCTATCGGTCGCGGGCATCGCGCAACTACTGGATGGCCGGCGAACTGGGCATAGCGTTCCGCGCTGTGCCGGTCATCCAGGCGCGCCGGCTGGTCGACCCGCTGACGGAGACGGCGCCGCTCAACACGCAGTCGCCGGCCTTCCTCGCTATCAATCCCCGGGGCAAGATCCCCGCGATCGACGATGACGGGCTGGTGCTGGCGGATTCGCTTGCCAACAACCTCTATCTTGCGCGCACATATGGCGGACCGCTCGCCGGAGCGGATGCCGCCGAGGACGGGCAGATCCTCGACTGGACGCTGTGGGCCGCAACGGAAATCGAGCCCCACGCGGTCAAGATCGTGCTCGCCTATGACGCCGAGCCGAACGGCCCGGCGCGCGGCCGGGCTATCGTGGAGACCGCCACACAGGCGCTGGATAAGCACTTCGGCGTTCTGGAAGCCCGCCTTTCGCAGCATGCCCACATCGTCGGCGACCGTTTCACGGTGGCGGACCTCAACCTTGCGGAAGTTTTCCGCTACGCCCAGAGCCAGACGGCCCTGTTCGACAGGCATCCCGGTATCAAGGCCTGGATCGAGCGCTGCCAGTCGCGCCCGGCGTTCCGCGAGATGATGCGGGTGCGCGAAGCCGAGCCCGCCTAA
- a CDS encoding DUF4406 domain-containing protein yields the protein MLILIAGPYRSGTNDDPAKMAANLKVLEAPSHSLFRAGHVPMIGEWVALPVWHAAGGKAVGDALYEEIFHPVAGRLLALCDAVLRLPGVSKGADNDVRIARERGIPVYERLEDVPGCADFATRAITA from the coding sequence ATGTTGATTTTGATTGCCGGCCCTTACCGTTCCGGTACGAATGACGATCCTGCGAAGATGGCGGCCAATCTTAAGGTTCTGGAGGCACCGTCGCACTCGCTGTTTCGGGCAGGGCATGTACCGATGATCGGGGAATGGGTGGCGCTGCCGGTCTGGCATGCGGCTGGCGGCAAGGCGGTCGGAGATGCACTCTATGAGGAGATCTTCCACCCGGTCGCCGGACGGCTGCTCGCGCTCTGCGATGCCGTGCTTCGGCTTCCCGGCGTCTCGAAAGGGGCCGACAACGATGTGCGGATCGCGCGCGAGCGCGGTATTCCGGTCTATGAGAGGCTGGAGGATGTGCCGGGCTGCGCAGACTTCGCGACGCGCGCGATCACGGCCTGA
- a CDS encoding DeoR/GlpR family DNA-binding transcription regulator has product MLTSQRHALILDRLRRDGQIVATALAGELGLSEDTIRRDLRELASAGKLQRVHGGALPVAPPLPDLGARTQIAKATKQALALRAVERIAPGQFVFLDGGTTNEALARALPRDLRITVATHSPTIAAALAGHDADVIMIGGRLYKHSMVATGSAALAAIETMRFDLFFLGATALHPTHGATTGDFEEAAIKRAIALQSAETFILAAGDKLGTASPHRILPIADLTGLVVPSDIEDTTLSLYREAGLEILHA; this is encoded by the coding sequence ATGCTGACCAGCCAGCGGCACGCCCTCATCCTCGATCGCCTGCGCCGCGACGGGCAGATCGTCGCGACCGCACTTGCCGGCGAGCTCGGTCTGTCGGAGGACACGATCCGGCGCGATCTGCGGGAGCTGGCAAGCGCCGGCAAGTTGCAGCGCGTCCATGGCGGCGCTCTTCCGGTGGCGCCGCCTCTGCCCGATCTCGGCGCCCGAACCCAGATCGCCAAGGCGACCAAGCAGGCGCTGGCGCTACGGGCTGTCGAGCGGATCGCCCCAGGCCAGTTCGTCTTCCTCGATGGCGGTACGACGAACGAGGCACTGGCCCGGGCCTTGCCGCGTGATCTGCGCATCACCGTCGCCACCCACAGTCCGACGATTGCCGCAGCGCTTGCCGGCCACGATGCCGACGTGATCATGATCGGCGGGCGGCTCTACAAGCATTCGATGGTGGCCACCGGATCGGCCGCCCTTGCCGCCATCGAAACGATGCGCTTCGACCTGTTTTTCCTCGGCGCGACCGCCCTTCACCCCACCCACGGCGCCACCACGGGCGATTTCGAGGAGGCCGCGATCAAGCGCGCCATCGCCCTCCAGTCTGCGGAAACCTTCATTCTCGCGGCGGGCGACAAGCTCGGCACGGCCTCGCCGCATCGCATCCTGCCGATCGCCGACCTGACCGGGCTTGTGGTTCCCAGCGATATCGAGGACACGACACTCTCGCTTTATCGCGAGGCAGGGCTGGAGATCCTTCACGCATGA
- a CDS encoding EamA family transporter, which translates to MRSFFLSWQAWAVLSAVFAALTAIFAKIGIENVNSDFATFVRTVVILAALGLLLAVTGHWQSPVTVSPKSWLLLVLSGLATGASWLCYFRALKIGDAARVARVDKMSVVLVALFAVLFLGEKLSALHMIGIGLIAVGGVLLVL; encoded by the coding sequence ATGCGATCTTTCTTCCTCTCCTGGCAGGCCTGGGCCGTGCTCTCGGCGGTCTTTGCCGCGCTCACCGCCATCTTTGCCAAAATCGGCATCGAGAACGTCAATTCGGACTTCGCGACCTTCGTGCGCACCGTGGTCATTCTGGCGGCGCTCGGGCTCCTGCTTGCGGTGACGGGACACTGGCAGTCGCCAGTCACCGTCTCGCCGAAGAGCTGGCTGCTCCTCGTCCTCTCGGGGCTTGCGACCGGCGCATCCTGGCTCTGCTATTTTCGCGCGCTGAAGATCGGGGATGCCGCGCGGGTGGCGCGGGTGGACAAGATGAGCGTCGTTCTCGTCGCCCTCTTCGCCGTCCTGTTTCTCGGCGAAAAGCTCTCGGCCCTGCACATGATCGGCATCGGCCTGATCGCCGTCGGCGGCGTGCTTCTGGTTCTGTAG
- a CDS encoding NAD(P)H-quinone oxidoreductase yields MPLPTEMTLIDLPSPGGPEAMVLAKGPLPELDAGHLLVRVEAAGINRPDVMQRKGLYPAPPGASPILGLEVAGEIVAIGDGAEGFAVGDRVTALANGGGYAEYCSVPATQALRWPTGYDAARAAALPETFFTVWANVFQMADLVEGESILIHGGSSGIGTTAIQLAGAFGAQVYVTAGSGPKCEACLSLGAVRAINYKDEDFKEIILSETGGRGVDVILDMIGASYFERNLECLATDGRLSIIAFLGGAKVEKANIAPILSKRLRVMGSALRPRTAVEKEAIRDDLEDNVWPLLDEGTVAPVMSAVLPFANVAEAHRLMEESDHIGKIVLTL; encoded by the coding sequence ATGCCGCTGCCGACAGAAATGACGCTTATCGACCTGCCCTCGCCCGGCGGGCCGGAGGCCATGGTGCTCGCCAAAGGCCCGCTGCCGGAACTCGACGCCGGCCACCTGCTTGTGCGCGTGGAAGCCGCCGGCATCAACCGGCCGGATGTCATGCAGCGCAAGGGGCTCTATCCCGCTCCTCCCGGTGCAAGCCCGATCCTTGGACTGGAGGTAGCGGGTGAAATCGTCGCCATCGGTGACGGCGCAGAAGGCTTTGCCGTCGGGGACCGCGTGACGGCGCTCGCCAATGGCGGCGGCTATGCCGAATATTGCAGCGTGCCCGCCACGCAGGCGCTGCGCTGGCCGACCGGCTACGACGCCGCCCGCGCCGCCGCCCTGCCGGAAACCTTCTTCACCGTCTGGGCGAATGTGTTTCAGATGGCGGATCTGGTCGAGGGAGAATCCATCCTCATCCATGGCGGATCGAGCGGCATCGGCACGACGGCGATCCAGCTGGCCGGCGCCTTCGGGGCACAGGTCTACGTCACCGCAGGCAGCGGGCCGAAATGCGAAGCCTGCCTGTCGCTGGGTGCCGTCAGGGCCATCAACTACAAAGATGAGGACTTCAAGGAGATCATTCTTTCGGAGACCGGCGGGCGCGGTGTCGACGTCATTCTCGACATGATCGGCGCATCCTATTTCGAGCGCAACCTCGAATGTCTGGCCACAGACGGCCGGCTGTCCATCATTGCCTTCCTCGGCGGCGCCAAGGTTGAAAAGGCCAACATCGCGCCGATCCTCTCCAAACGCCTTCGCGTCATGGGCTCGGCGCTTCGCCCGCGCACGGCGGTGGAGAAGGAAGCGATCCGGGACGATCTCGAAGACAATGTCTGGCCATTGCTCGACGAGGGAACCGTCGCCCCCGTCATGAGCGCCGTCCTGCCCTTCGCCAATGTTGCGGAGGCCCACCGGCTGATGGAGGAGAGCGACCACATCGGAAAGATCGTGCTGACCCTCTGA
- a CDS encoding DUF3750 domain-containing protein, which yields MNLIRILLLAILVVYLLPALASAGLWYARERPESWRNADWSSSGVLPKATADGDAAIYVLSAATGGLKGAVASHAWIVTKAAGDRVYNRYDKVGWGTPIRRNMREADGAWYSNRPNIVVAITGAEAARLIPQVEAAIQSYPYATPGAYRIWPGPNSNTFVAHVLRTVPDLGAVLPPDAVGRDYLPEGRLFSIDADGRDIHATLYGLLGISAGVRSGLELHFMGLVAGVDFARPALKIPAFGRVGM from the coding sequence ATGAATCTGATCCGTATTCTCCTGCTTGCCATCCTCGTCGTCTATCTCCTGCCAGCGCTCGCCTCCGCCGGGCTCTGGTATGCGAGGGAGCGTCCGGAAAGCTGGCGCAATGCCGACTGGTCCTCGTCCGGGGTACTGCCGAAGGCCACGGCGGACGGGGATGCGGCGATCTACGTGCTTTCGGCGGCCACGGGCGGCCTGAAAGGCGCGGTGGCCAGCCATGCCTGGATCGTGACGAAGGCGGCGGGGGACCGCGTCTACAATCGTTATGACAAGGTGGGTTGGGGTACGCCGATCCGTCGCAACATGCGCGAGGCCGATGGCGCCTGGTATTCCAACCGCCCGAATATCGTCGTCGCCATCACCGGCGCGGAGGCGGCACGGCTGATCCCGCAGGTCGAAGCGGCGATCCAGTCCTATCCCTATGCCACGCCCGGTGCCTATCGTATCTGGCCGGGTCCGAACTCCAACACCTTCGTCGCGCATGTGCTGCGCACCGTGCCGGATCTCGGCGCCGTGCTGCCACCAGATGCCGTCGGGCGCGACTACCTGCCGGAGGGCAGGCTGTTCTCGATCGATGCCGACGGTCGCGACATTCACGCAACGCTCTACGGCCTTCTGGGCATCTCCGCCGGCGTGCGCAGCGGGTTGGAACTGCATTTCATGGGTCTCGTCGCCGGCGTGGATTTCGCGCGGCCAGCCCTCAAGATCCCGGCCTTCGGGCGGGTCGGCATGTGA
- a CDS encoding asparaginase — protein MTNPVLVEVTRGALVESRHRGMVIAVDGDGRTVFSLGDVDAAIFPRSACKAMQALPLIETGAADAYGLDQRMLALACSSHSGEPEHAALAADMLALAGRDLSTLECGAHWSFQQPILIDQVRAMDRPNALHNNCSGKHSGFICAACHAGVEPEGYIGYDHFIQREIRDAMESLTGAALGHDNCGIDGCAIPTYAVSLKGLAHGFAKMATGAGLGLKRAKAARRLINACMAEPFYVAGTKRACTRLMQIAPGRIFAKTGAEGVFCAAIPEQGIAIALKCEDGTTRAAEAMIAATLARFFRDEPEIEAVLLAEATTSMHNWNGMHVGDVRVTEAFGRA, from the coding sequence ATGACGAATCCGGTACTGGTCGAGGTGACGCGCGGCGCTCTGGTGGAAAGCCGGCATCGCGGCATGGTAATCGCTGTCGATGGCGACGGCCGGACCGTCTTTTCCCTCGGCGACGTCGATGCCGCCATCTTCCCGCGTTCCGCCTGCAAGGCGATGCAGGCTCTGCCCCTCATCGAAACCGGCGCCGCCGACGCCTATGGGCTCGACCAGCGGATGCTCGCGCTCGCCTGCTCCTCCCACAGTGGCGAGCCGGAACATGCCGCCCTTGCCGCCGATATGCTGGCGCTGGCCGGGCGCGACCTCTCCACGCTGGAATGCGGCGCGCACTGGTCCTTCCAGCAGCCGATCCTGATCGATCAGGTGCGGGCGATGGACAGACCGAATGCACTGCACAACAACTGCTCCGGCAAGCATTCCGGCTTCATCTGCGCCGCCTGCCACGCCGGTGTCGAGCCCGAAGGCTATATCGGTTACGACCACTTCATCCAGCGCGAGATCCGCGATGCGATGGAAAGCCTGACGGGGGCGGCACTCGGCCACGACAATTGCGGCATCGACGGCTGCGCCATTCCCACCTATGCCGTGTCGCTGAAGGGCCTTGCCCACGGTTTCGCGAAAATGGCGACCGGCGCGGGCCTCGGGCTCAAGCGCGCCAAAGCCGCACGCCGCCTGATCAACGCCTGCATGGCCGAGCCCTTCTACGTCGCGGGAACGAAGCGCGCCTGCACACGTCTTATGCAGATCGCGCCGGGCCGCATCTTCGCAAAGACCGGGGCGGAAGGCGTGTTCTGCGCGGCCATTCCCGAACAGGGCATCGCCATTGCGCTCAAATGCGAGGACGGCACCACCCGCGCCGCCGAAGCCATGATCGCCGCAACGCTCGCCCGCTTCTTCCGGGATGAGCCCGAGATCGAGGCGGTGCTTCTGGCCGAAGCAACGACCTCGATGCACAACTGGAACGGCATGCATGTCGGCGACGTCAGGGTGACCGAGGCTTTCGGCCGCGCCTGA
- the betI gene encoding transcriptional regulator BetI encodes MPKVGMEPVRRKALVDAAISAIGDQGTLAVTMSDIARRAGVSPALAHHYFGSKNQLLTETMRSLLRDLRRDTVSALAGADGPRARVSAIIRVSFHAGQFAPETVAAWLAFYTEAQRSEAVRRLLVLYARRLHSNLSASLSQLCPKEAACRIAEATAALIDGLYIRRALGAAPLTTERSIALAEDAVDAALARLATRPDEGAAA; translated from the coding sequence ATGCCGAAGGTCGGAATGGAGCCGGTGCGCCGAAAGGCTTTGGTCGATGCCGCCATCAGCGCCATCGGAGACCAGGGTACGCTTGCCGTAACCATGTCAGACATCGCCCGCCGCGCGGGCGTCTCCCCGGCACTCGCCCATCATTACTTCGGCAGCAAGAACCAGTTGCTGACGGAAACCATGCGCTCTCTGCTGCGCGACTTGCGGCGCGATACCGTTTCGGCCCTCGCCGGTGCTGATGGCCCCCGCGCCCGCGTGTCGGCCATCATTCGCGTCAGTTTCCACGCCGGCCAGTTCGCGCCCGAAACGGTCGCGGCGTGGCTTGCCTTCTACACCGAAGCGCAGCGTTCCGAAGCAGTGCGCCGCCTGCTGGTGCTCTATGCCCGCCGGCTGCACTCCAACCTGTCCGCAAGTCTGTCGCAGCTCTGCCCGAAAGAGGCGGCATGCCGCATCGCCGAGGCGACGGCCGCGCTGATCGACGGGCTCTACATCCGCCGGGCATTGGGCGCCGCACCTCTGACGACCGAGCGATCGATCGCGCTGGCGGAAGACGCCGTCGATGCCGCCCTTGCCCGCCTCGCAACCCGCCCAGACGAAGGAGCCGCCGCGTGA
- the betC gene encoding choline-sulfatase — protein sequence MSLAESKKPNILIIMVDQLNGKLFPDGPAAWLHAPNLKALAARSARFANNYTSSPLCAPARASFMAGQLPSRTGVYDNAAEYVSSIPTFAHHLRRAGYYTALSGKMHFVGPDQLHGFEERLTTDIYPADFGWTPDYRKPGERIDWWYHNLGSVTGAGVAEITNQMEYDDEVAFLAEQKIYQLARGIGTADHRPWCLTASFTHPHDPYVARRWFWDLYEDCAHLLPEVGMLETQDPHAERLIAACDYASFTVTETDIRRSRQAYFANISYIDEKVGRLVDTLERTRQLDDTLILFCSDHGDMLGERGLWFKMNFFEGSARVPLMIAGPGVTPALHEAPVSNLDVTPTLCDLAGISMDEIMPWTDGESLLPIINGTERVSPVLMEYAAEGSVAPLVAIREGKWKYVHCAEDPDQLFDLEADPLELDNLALAPPTSAIAATLEAFRQMRDARWDMAAFDAAVRESQARRWVVYEALRNGAYYPWDHQPLQKASERYMRNHMNLDNLEESKRFPRGE from the coding sequence GTGAGCCTCGCCGAGAGCAAGAAGCCCAACATTCTGATCATCATGGTCGATCAGCTCAACGGAAAGCTTTTTCCGGATGGCCCGGCGGCGTGGCTGCATGCGCCGAATCTCAAAGCGCTGGCCGCGCGCTCCGCCCGCTTTGCCAACAATTACACCTCCTCGCCGCTCTGCGCGCCGGCTCGCGCCTCCTTCATGGCGGGGCAACTGCCGAGCCGCACCGGCGTCTACGATAACGCGGCCGAATACGTCTCCTCCATCCCCACCTTCGCCCATCATCTGCGCCGCGCCGGCTATTACACGGCGCTCTCCGGCAAGATGCATTTCGTCGGTCCCGACCAGTTGCACGGCTTCGAGGAGCGGCTAACGACGGATATCTACCCCGCCGATTTCGGCTGGACGCCGGACTACCGCAAGCCGGGCGAGCGGATCGACTGGTGGTACCACAATCTCGGCTCGGTGACGGGCGCCGGCGTGGCCGAGATCACCAACCAGATGGAGTATGACGACGAGGTCGCGTTTCTCGCCGAGCAGAAGATCTATCAGCTCGCGCGCGGCATCGGCACCGCGGATCACCGGCCCTGGTGCCTGACGGCCTCCTTCACCCATCCCCACGACCCCTATGTCGCCCGACGCTGGTTCTGGGATCTCTACGAGGACTGCGCCCATCTTCTGCCCGAGGTCGGCATGCTGGAGACGCAGGACCCGCACGCCGAGCGCCTGATCGCTGCCTGCGACTACGCCAGCTTCACGGTAACCGAGACAGACATCCGCCGTTCCCGGCAGGCCTATTTCGCCAACATCTCCTATATCGACGAGAAGGTCGGCCGGCTCGTGGACACGCTGGAGCGGACGCGCCAGCTGGACGATACGCTGATCCTGTTCTGCTCCGACCATGGCGATATGCTGGGAGAACGCGGCCTCTGGTTCAAGATGAATTTCTTCGAGGGCTCCGCCCGCGTGCCGCTGATGATCGCAGGCCCCGGCGTGACGCCCGCGCTGCACGAGGCGCCCGTCTCGAACCTCGACGTCACCCCCACGCTCTGCGACCTCGCCGGCATCTCGATGGATGAAATCATGCCATGGACGGACGGAGAAAGCCTGCTGCCGATCATCAACGGCACTGAACGCGTCTCGCCCGTGCTGATGGAATATGCGGCGGAAGGATCGGTCGCCCCGCTCGTCGCCATTCGTGAAGGCAAGTGGAAATACGTCCACTGCGCTGAAGATCCCGACCAGCTGTTCGATCTGGAAGCCGATCCGCTCGAGTTGGACAACCTCGCTCTCGCGCCCCCGACGAGCGCCATTGCCGCCACGCTGGAGGCCTTCCGCCAGATGCGCGACGCGCGCTGGGACATGGCGGCCTTCGATGCCGCCGTGCGCGAGAGCCAGGCCCGCCGATGGGTGGTCTACGAGGCGCTGCGCAACGGCGCCTACTATCCCTGGGACCACCAGCCGCTGCAAAAAGCCTCCGAACGCTACATGCGCAACCACATGAACCTCGATAATCTCGAAGAGTCGAAACGATTTCCACGAGGAGAATGA
- the betB gene encoding betaine-aldehyde dehydrogenase, whose protein sequence is MRAQPKASHFIDGAYVEDTAGTPFDSIYPATGEVIAQLHAATPEIVERAVAAAKRAQPEWAAMSPTARGRILKKAADIMRVRNRELSELETLDTGKPIQETIVADPTSGADSFEFFGGVAPAALNGEHIPLGADFAYTKRVPIGVCVGIGAWNYPQQIACWKAAPALVSGNAMVFKPSENTPLGALKIAEILIEAGLPKGLFNVIQGDRDTGPLLVGHPDVGKVSLTGSVPTGRKVAAAAAGQLKHVTMELGGKSPLIVFEDADLDSAIGGAMLGNFYSTGQVCSNGTRVFVQKGIKDRFLEGLKARTEKIVIGDPMDEATQLGPMVSRAQRDKVLAYIETGKTEGARLVTGGAIPNDVPAEGTYIQPTVFADVTDTMTIAREEIFGPVMCVLDFNGEDEVIARANATEFGLSAGVFTNDIARAHRVVDRLEAGTLWINTYNLCPVEIPFGGSKQSGFGRENSVAALQHYTELKTVYVAMGKVEAPY, encoded by the coding sequence ATGAGAGCCCAGCCGAAAGCGTCCCACTTCATCGATGGCGCCTATGTCGAGGACACCGCGGGTACCCCGTTCGACAGCATCTACCCTGCAACGGGTGAGGTGATCGCACAGCTTCATGCCGCGACGCCTGAAATTGTGGAGCGGGCTGTGGCCGCGGCCAAGCGCGCGCAGCCGGAATGGGCGGCGATGAGCCCGACGGCGCGCGGGCGGATCCTGAAAAAGGCGGCCGACATCATGCGGGTGCGCAACCGCGAACTGTCGGAGCTGGAAACGCTCGACACCGGCAAGCCGATCCAGGAGACGATCGTCGCCGACCCCACATCCGGCGCCGACAGCTTCGAGTTCTTCGGCGGCGTGGCGCCAGCGGCGCTGAACGGCGAGCACATTCCGCTCGGGGCCGATTTCGCCTACACCAAGCGCGTCCCCATCGGCGTCTGCGTCGGCATCGGCGCCTGGAACTATCCCCAGCAGATCGCCTGCTGGAAGGCAGCGCCGGCGCTTGTCTCGGGCAATGCGATGGTGTTCAAGCCATCGGAAAACACGCCGCTCGGCGCCTTGAAGATCGCCGAAATCCTCATTGAGGCGGGGCTGCCGAAGGGACTGTTCAACGTCATCCAGGGCGACCGGGACACCGGCCCCCTGCTCGTCGGCCACCCCGATGTCGGCAAGGTATCGCTGACCGGCTCGGTGCCGACCGGACGCAAGGTCGCGGCGGCTGCCGCCGGCCAGCTGAAGCACGTCACAATGGAACTCGGCGGCAAGTCGCCTTTGATCGTGTTCGAGGATGCCGACCTCGACAGCGCCATCGGCGGCGCCATGCTTGGCAATTTCTACTCGACCGGCCAGGTCTGCTCCAACGGCACGCGCGTCTTCGTGCAGAAGGGCATCAAGGATCGCTTCCTTGAAGGCCTGAAGGCACGCACGGAAAAGATCGTGATCGGCGACCCCATGGACGAGGCGACCCAGCTCGGGCCGATGGTCTCAAGGGCTCAGCGGGACAAGGTGCTGGCCTACATCGAGACCGGCAAGACGGAAGGTGCAAGGCTCGTCACCGGCGGCGCCATCCCCAACGACGTGCCGGCCGAGGGTACCTACATCCAGCCGACCGTCTTTGCCGATGTCACCGACACGATGACCATCGCCCGCGAGGAGATCTTCGGCCCGGTCATGTGCGTGCTCGATTTCAACGGCGAGGACGAGGTGATCGCCCGCGCCAATGCGACCGAGTTCGGCCTGTCCGCAGGCGTCTTCACGAACGACATCGCGCGCGCCCACCGCGTGGTGGACCGGCTGGAAGCCGGCACGCTCTGGATCAACACCTACAATCTCTGCCCGGTCGAAATCCCCTTCGGCGGCTCAAAGCAGTCGGGCTTCGGTCGCGAGAACTCCGTGGCGGCGCTCCAGCATTACACCGAGCTGAAGACGGTCTATGTCGCGATGGGGAAAGTCGAGGCGCCCTATTGA
- a CDS encoding helix-turn-helix domain-containing protein, translating to MGAFDKTVIDGKAFVLVPEDEFEDMIDTIEANRIMARINAGEETWPAELVYELFETDSRIRTFRKYRGFSVSDLAAAAGISEQELSDIESNRKTVSVDVLKRIATALKLDIDDLVMERDAHQ from the coding sequence ATGGGAGCTTTCGATAAAACCGTGATTGACGGAAAGGCCTTCGTGCTGGTCCCAGAAGACGAGTTCGAGGACATGATCGATACGATCGAGGCAAACCGGATCATGGCGCGTATCAACGCGGGAGAGGAGACGTGGCCGGCCGAACTCGTTTACGAGTTGTTCGAGACCGACAGTCGTATACGAACCTTCCGCAAATATCGCGGCTTTTCCGTCTCCGATCTCGCCGCGGCAGCAGGCATCTCCGAACAAGAACTCTCTGACATCGAAAGTAACAGGAAGACCGTGTCGGTCGATGTGCTCAAGCGCATCGCCACGGCCTTGAAGCTGGATATCGACGACCTTGTGATGGAACGCGACGCCCATCAATAG